The Mesorhizobium opportunistum WSM2075 DNA window GTCGGCCGCCTCTTGCACCGCCTGCAGCGTCGCGCCCGCTTCGGCAACGATGCTGGCGGCCTGCCGGTCCGGAGCGGCAAGGCCGGTCATGCGCTCCAGTGACAGCACGACCTCGCCCGGCTGCACGCGTGTGCCGCCGGCCAGCCCGGTGCGTCCACCCTGGATCACAACCGGCTGGGAGAGCTCGTTGCACATGGCGAGAGCTGCCGCGACAGCCTCGGTGTCGCGCGGGCGCAGCACCAGCTCGGGCAGCATGCCGAGCTTGCCGTCGGGATCGTCGCGATAGCGCTGGTCGACATCGGAGCCGGCGAGGATGCCGCCCGCGCCCAGCCGAGCGCCAAGAGCGGACAGAAGTCGTTCCGTTTCAGGCGCCATCGGGCCTAGCTGCCTGCGTGGCGAAGCGCGTCGTCTGCATCCCTCGACCGGATGGCCCGATGAGTATCCTTGTCCAGCACGCTCGCCATCCTTCAATTGCAGCCCGCCGATCCTATTCGCGATCGTGTGCCGTGCAAGCGATATCGGCCTGCCCCAGGCGGTGCCGGCATCGATCACAATAAGACGCGATCGATGCCGGAGCACTGTGTCAGCTTACTGAAGCTTGGCCTGCAGGGCGTTGACGTCGTCAGTGGTTATCTCGCCATCGGTGGTCACCTTGCCGTCGACGATTTTCCACAGCCGGAACGGGCCGGTGATGTCGCCATATTTGTCGAAGGCGACCGGACCGATGACGCCTTCATAGCGGATCGGCTTGCCGTCCTTGATCAGGCCGAGCGCCTTGGCGAACTCGTCCTTGCCGGCGAAGATGGGCGTGCCGGCCGGGTCGACCGCCTTGTACATCGCGTCCTTGATCTTGGCCGGATCCTCGGAGCCGGCAATGGCGATGGCGAGACCGACGATGGCACCCGCGTCATAGGAACGGTCGGCCGCCGGGTTCGACGGTTCGATGCCTGAGAACTCCTTGTAGTTCTTCATGAAGTAGTCGGTCGAGGCGGTCGGGCTGGTGCCCGACGAGGTGCCGTAGGCCTCCTTCAGATAATCGGCGCCGACGGATTCTATGAAGTCCGGGCTGTTCATGCCGTCATTGAGCAGGAATTTCTGAACGCCGCCCTGCGAAATCCAGGTGCGGGCAACCGTGGCGCCATCGACCGGCGTGCTGACGAGATAGAGGCCGTCCGGCTCACCGGCCATCGCCGCCGTGACTTCTGAGGCATAGCTCGACTGCTTCTCGTTGTAGGGCGTGTCGGAGACGATGGTGCCGCCGAGCGCTTTGTAGGCACGGGAGAATTCGGCCACCATGTTGACGCCGAAGTCGTTGTTGACGTGGATGATCGACAGCTTCTTGAAGCCCTTGTCGATGGCGTATTTGGCGGCGGCGACG harbors:
- a CDS encoding ABC transporter substrate-binding protein — translated: MRNTILQLTTALALVTMAGAAQAADCKITVGLVMELTGPAGEYGQAGAKSVEMAFRDINAAGGVRGCDLATDTRDSQSQGNIAVDAATQLVQVKKVPVIIGGIISSVSIPILTSVTAPAKIVQVSPASSSPTLTALGRDGKTNGIFFRTITSDALQGVAAAKYAIDKGFKKLSIIHVNNDFGVNMVAEFSRAYKALGGTIVSDTPYNEKQSSYASEVTAAMAGEPDGLYLVSTPVDGATVARTWISQGGVQKFLLNDGMNSPDFIESVGADYLKEAYGTSSGTSPTASTDYFMKNYKEFSGIEPSNPAADRSYDAGAIVGLAIAIAGSEDPAKIKDAMYKAVDPAGTPIFAGKDEFAKALGLIKDGKPIRYEGVIGPVAFDKYGDITGPFRLWKIVDGKVTTDGEITTDDVNALQAKLQ